The following are from one region of the Osmia bicornis bicornis chromosome 8, iOsmBic2.1, whole genome shotgun sequence genome:
- the LOC114875199 gene encoding zinc finger Ran-binding domain-containing protein 2-like isoform X1 produces the protein MILTLQQKNIFIKVVKLKEKWRVVKWTRKINVILMTVTGFVLILNRGECPKKKKLGQEIGKAAAEKSRGLFSADDWQCSKCGNVNWARRQQCNMCNAPKFGEIEERTGYGGGYNDRGVVEYKERRDDDDEYDEFGRRRKKRRIENRSDDDSKDSRYSSPPRNKSKDEDERDEVQNEEEHNEKNNAKEEVEEVEEEEVEEEDEEEDDEEDGDLSKYDLSEWDDIAVKKNTNGSTASSEEQQSRDRDDWRDSGTSSQ, from the exons ATGATATTAACATTACAAcaaaaaaacatatttataAAG GTAGTAAaactgaaagaaaaatggagagTAGTAAAGTGGACGAGGAAAATCAACGTAATATTAATGACGGTGACTGGATTTGTCCTGATTCTCA ACAGAGGAGAATGcccaaagaaaaaaaagttagGACAAGAAATTGGAAAGGCAGCTGCTGAAAAAAGTAGAGGGCTGTTCAG TGCTGACGATTGGCAATGCAGTAAATGTGGAAACGTAAACTGGGCGCGGCGGCAACAGTGTAACATGTGCAATGCACCAAAATTTGGAGAAATTGAAGAACGTACAGGATACGGAGGGGGGTACAATGATCGGGGAGTTGTCGAatataaagaaagaagagacgacgacgacgagtaCGACGAATTCGGACGGCGTAGGAAAAAACGAAGGATTGAAAATCGTTCGGACGATGATTCCAAAGATTCTAGGTATAGCAGTCCACCGCGTAATAAATCTAAAGACGAGGATGAAAGGGACGAGGTACAGAACGAAGAAGAGCATAATgagaaaaat aatgcgaaagaagaagtagaagaggtggaggaggaggaggtggaggaggaggatgaGGAGGAAGATGACGAAGAGGATGGTGATTTATCTAAATACGATCTTAGCGAATGGGATGATATTGCAGTTAAGAAAAA TACAAATGGGAGCACTGCATCTTCGGAAGAGCAACAATCAAG AGACAGAGATGATTGGCGTGATTCGGGAACATCCAGTCAATGA
- the LOC114875199 gene encoding zinc finger Ran-binding domain-containing protein 2-like isoform X2 encodes MESSKVDEENQRNINDGDWICPDSQCANVNFARRNSCNRCGKDRGECPKKKKLGQEIGKAAAEKSRGLFSADDWQCSKCGNVNWARRQQCNMCNAPKFGEIEERTGYGGGYNDRGVVEYKERRDDDDEYDEFGRRRKKRRIENRSDDDSKDSRYSSPPRNKSKDEDERDEVQNEEEHNEKNNAKEEVEEVEEEEVEEEDEEEDDEEDGDLSKYDLSEWDDIAVKKNTNGSTASSEEQQSRDRDDWRDSGTSSQ; translated from the exons atggagagTAGTAAAGTGGACGAGGAAAATCAACGTAATATTAATGACGGTGACTGGATTTGTCCTGATTCTCA ATGTGCCAATGTAAATTTTGCAAGACGAAATTCTTGTAATCGATGCGGAAAAG ACAGAGGAGAATGcccaaagaaaaaaaagttagGACAAGAAATTGGAAAGGCAGCTGCTGAAAAAAGTAGAGGGCTGTTCAG TGCTGACGATTGGCAATGCAGTAAATGTGGAAACGTAAACTGGGCGCGGCGGCAACAGTGTAACATGTGCAATGCACCAAAATTTGGAGAAATTGAAGAACGTACAGGATACGGAGGGGGGTACAATGATCGGGGAGTTGTCGAatataaagaaagaagagacgacgacgacgagtaCGACGAATTCGGACGGCGTAGGAAAAAACGAAGGATTGAAAATCGTTCGGACGATGATTCCAAAGATTCTAGGTATAGCAGTCCACCGCGTAATAAATCTAAAGACGAGGATGAAAGGGACGAGGTACAGAACGAAGAAGAGCATAATgagaaaaat aatgcgaaagaagaagtagaagaggtggaggaggaggaggtggaggaggaggatgaGGAGGAAGATGACGAAGAGGATGGTGATTTATCTAAATACGATCTTAGCGAATGGGATGATATTGCAGTTAAGAAAAA TACAAATGGGAGCACTGCATCTTCGGAAGAGCAACAATCAAG AGACAGAGATGATTGGCGTGATTCGGGAACATCCAGTCAATGA
- the LOC114875199 gene encoding zinc finger Ran-binding domain-containing protein 2-like isoform X3, with protein MTVTGFVLILNRGECPKKKKLGQEIGKAAAEKSRGLFSADDWQCSKCGNVNWARRQQCNMCNAPKFGEIEERTGYGGGYNDRGVVEYKERRDDDDEYDEFGRRRKKRRIENRSDDDSKDSRYSSPPRNKSKDEDERDEVQNEEEHNEKNNAKEEVEEVEEEEVEEEDEEEDDEEDGDLSKYDLSEWDDIAVKKNTNGSTASSEEQQSRDRDDWRDSGTSSQ; from the exons ATGACGGTGACTGGATTTGTCCTGATTCTCA ACAGAGGAGAATGcccaaagaaaaaaaagttagGACAAGAAATTGGAAAGGCAGCTGCTGAAAAAAGTAGAGGGCTGTTCAG TGCTGACGATTGGCAATGCAGTAAATGTGGAAACGTAAACTGGGCGCGGCGGCAACAGTGTAACATGTGCAATGCACCAAAATTTGGAGAAATTGAAGAACGTACAGGATACGGAGGGGGGTACAATGATCGGGGAGTTGTCGAatataaagaaagaagagacgacgacgacgagtaCGACGAATTCGGACGGCGTAGGAAAAAACGAAGGATTGAAAATCGTTCGGACGATGATTCCAAAGATTCTAGGTATAGCAGTCCACCGCGTAATAAATCTAAAGACGAGGATGAAAGGGACGAGGTACAGAACGAAGAAGAGCATAATgagaaaaat aatgcgaaagaagaagtagaagaggtggaggaggaggaggtggaggaggaggatgaGGAGGAAGATGACGAAGAGGATGGTGATTTATCTAAATACGATCTTAGCGAATGGGATGATATTGCAGTTAAGAAAAA TACAAATGGGAGCACTGCATCTTCGGAAGAGCAACAATCAAG AGACAGAGATGATTGGCGTGATTCGGGAACATCCAGTCAATGA